In the genome of Pseudomonas sp. HS6, one region contains:
- a CDS encoding sugar diacid recognition domain-containing protein — MFELDHDLAQDIVDRAMAILPYNVNVMDSQGLILGSGEPERINTRHEGAQLVLANGRVVEIDAQTAVHLKGVQPGINLPLLLDQRLIGVLGITGEPEQLRTYAELVRMTAEMLVGQRNQQSEQQWRRQRCDDLLALLLSEAGDSPRLVDEAQQLGLKPQLTRVPYLFELGLEHGPGQTVEALSAWLMSRYPDSWCVSSAKSSLLWCRPASQNVEHDRLLEKLDGLGWNILRIAVGGQADGLAGLRRCYRRVGDLLAYGREVLPRSRLLTLNRYRLPVMLWRHRNDDALDELLKPLRKVIAKDSNGQLLATLRSWCDHDGQSQACADALGIHRNSLRYRMERIAELSGVDPLKLDGMLALYLGVQLLPQI; from the coding sequence TCGATCACGACCTCGCCCAGGATATCGTCGACCGGGCCATGGCCATTTTGCCGTACAACGTCAACGTCATGGACAGCCAGGGGCTGATCCTCGGCAGCGGCGAGCCGGAGCGGATCAACACCCGCCACGAAGGCGCGCAACTGGTGCTGGCCAACGGTCGGGTGGTGGAGATCGACGCGCAGACGGCGGTGCATCTGAAAGGCGTGCAACCGGGGATCAATCTGCCGTTGTTGCTCGACCAGCGCTTGATCGGTGTGCTCGGCATTACCGGCGAGCCGGAGCAACTGCGCACCTACGCCGAACTGGTGCGCATGACGGCTGAGATGCTGGTCGGCCAGCGCAACCAGCAATCCGAGCAGCAATGGCGACGGCAACGTTGCGATGACTTGCTGGCGTTGTTACTGAGCGAGGCGGGGGATTCGCCAAGGCTGGTCGATGAGGCTCAGCAACTCGGGCTAAAACCGCAACTGACGCGGGTGCCATATCTTTTCGAATTAGGTCTGGAGCACGGGCCGGGGCAGACCGTCGAGGCGCTGAGTGCGTGGCTGATGTCACGGTATCCGGACAGTTGGTGCGTGAGTTCGGCCAAGTCATCGCTGCTCTGGTGCCGGCCGGCCAGTCAGAACGTCGAGCATGATCGCCTGCTGGAAAAACTCGATGGTCTGGGCTGGAACATCCTGCGCATTGCGGTCGGCGGGCAGGCCGATGGGCTGGCCGGGCTACGCCGTTGCTATCGACGGGTGGGCGATTTGCTCGCCTATGGTCGTGAAGTTCTGCCGCGTTCACGGCTGCTGACCCTCAATCGTTATCGTTTGCCGGTGATGCTCTGGCGCCATCGCAACGATGATGCGCTCGACGAGTTACTCAAACCGTTGCGCAAGGTGATCGCCAAGGACAGCAACGGCCAGTTGCTCGCGACTCTGCGCAGTTGGTGCGATCACGACGGGCAGAGCCAGGCCTGCGCCGATGCGTTGGGGATTCACCGCAACAGCCTGCGCTATCGGATGGAGCGGATTGCCGAGTTGAGCGGGGTCGATCCATTGAAGCTCGACGGCATGCTGGCGTTGTATCTCGGTGTGCAATTGCTGCCGCAGATATAG
- a CDS encoding D-glycerate dehydrogenase — MKKQVVLYKKLSPALMARLEEQVNVTLIDSLDADGLMKLRDALPGAHGLLGASLKLDAALLDLAPQLEAISSVSVGVDNYDIDYLTRRKIMLTNTPDVLTETTADTGFALILAAARRVVELANMVRSGHWHRSIGPAHFGTDVHGKTLGIIGMGRIGEALAQRGHFGFGMPVIYHSQSRKPAVEERFDAQYRSLEDLLQQADFICLTLPLTAQTEGLIGAEQFALMRPDSIFINISRGKVVDEAAMIETLRHNRIRAAGLDVFEREPLNHDSPLLQLNNVVATPHMGSATHETREAMARCAVENLLAALAGERPVNLVNSSTWQG, encoded by the coding sequence ATGAAAAAGCAGGTTGTGTTGTACAAGAAACTGTCGCCAGCCCTGATGGCGCGCCTTGAGGAACAGGTCAATGTGACGCTGATCGACAGCCTCGACGCTGACGGCCTGATGAAGCTGCGTGACGCCCTCCCCGGCGCCCACGGTTTACTGGGTGCCAGCCTGAAACTGGACGCGGCACTGCTCGATCTGGCACCGCAGCTGGAAGCAATTTCCAGCGTCTCGGTGGGCGTCGACAACTACGACATCGACTACCTGACCCGCCGCAAGATCATGCTGACCAACACCCCGGACGTGCTCACCGAAACCACTGCCGACACCGGTTTCGCGCTGATCCTGGCCGCCGCCCGGCGGGTGGTGGAACTGGCGAACATGGTGCGCAGCGGCCATTGGCACCGCAGCATCGGCCCGGCACATTTCGGCACCGATGTGCACGGCAAGACGTTGGGCATCATCGGTATGGGGCGGATTGGTGAGGCGCTGGCGCAACGCGGGCATTTCGGGTTTGGCATGCCGGTGATCTATCACAGCCAGTCGCGCAAGCCGGCGGTCGAGGAACGTTTTGATGCGCAGTACCGCAGCCTTGAGGATTTGTTGCAGCAGGCGGATTTCATTTGCCTGACGTTGCCGTTGACGGCGCAGACTGAAGGTTTGATTGGCGCCGAACAGTTTGCGTTGATGCGTCCGGATAGCATCTTCATCAACATTTCACGGGGCAAGGTTGTAGATGAAGCTGCAATGATCGAAACCTTGCGCCATAATCGGATTCGCGCGGCGGGGCTGGATGTGTTCGAGCGTGAACCGTTGAATCATGACTCGCCGTTGCTGCAGTTGAACAACGTGGTGGCAACGCCGCACATGGGTTCGGCGACCCATGAGACTCGCGAAGCGATGGCGCGGTGTGCGGTGGAGAACCTGTTGGCGGCGCTGGCCGGAGAGAGGCCGGTGAATCTGGTGAATTCATCAACTTGGCAAGGCTGA
- a CDS encoding sugar kinase has product MSEIDILSFGETMAMFVAEQSGDLAFVDQFHRRIAGADSNVAIGLSRLGFNVAWLSRVGADSLGRFVVETLHREGLDCSHVEVDPAHPTGFQLKSRNDDGSDPTVEYFRRGSAASHLSPQSITPTLLSARHLHATGIPPALSASAREMSHELMTRMRNAGRSVSFDPNLRPSLWASEREMIREINRLAALAHWVLPGLSEGRLLTGFEDPADIAAFYLDQGAEAVAIKLGPQGAYYRTHLDQGFVAGVPVETVVDTVGAGDGFAVGMISALLEHQSFPEAVRRANWIGSRAVQSRGDMEGLPTRSELTAELEAAIAGKSNRRTAAPTSFVYSTDTVGAGLPAMRP; this is encoded by the coding sequence ATGTCTGAGATCGATATTCTGTCGTTCGGTGAAACCATGGCCATGTTTGTCGCCGAACAGAGCGGTGATCTGGCATTCGTCGACCAGTTCCACAGGCGGATTGCCGGGGCGGACAGCAACGTGGCCATCGGGTTGTCTCGGCTGGGTTTCAACGTTGCGTGGCTGAGCCGAGTCGGTGCCGATTCGCTGGGGCGCTTCGTGGTCGAAACCCTGCACCGGGAAGGTCTGGATTGCAGTCACGTTGAAGTCGACCCGGCGCACCCGACCGGTTTCCAGCTCAAATCGCGCAACGATGACGGCAGCGATCCGACGGTCGAGTACTTCCGCCGTGGCTCGGCGGCCAGTCATCTGTCGCCGCAATCGATCACCCCGACGCTGTTAAGCGCCCGACATCTGCACGCCACGGGCATTCCGCCGGCACTGTCCGCCTCGGCCCGGGAAATGTCCCATGAGCTGATGACCCGCATGCGCAACGCCGGGCGCAGCGTGTCGTTCGACCCGAACCTGCGCCCGAGCCTGTGGGCCAGCGAACGGGAGATGATCCGCGAAATCAACCGCCTCGCTGCCCTCGCCCACTGGGTGTTGCCGGGGTTGAGCGAAGGTCGCTTGCTGACCGGGTTTGAAGACCCGGCGGATATCGCCGCGTTTTATCTCGATCAGGGTGCCGAAGCCGTGGCGATCAAGCTCGGGCCGCAGGGTGCGTATTACCGCACGCATCTGGATCAGGGGTTTGTCGCTGGTGTGCCAGTTGAAACCGTGGTCGACACGGTCGGTGCCGGCGATGGATTTGCGGTGGGGATGATCAGCGCCCTGCTGGAGCACCAGAGTTTTCCCGAAGCGGTCAGACGCGCCAACTGGATTGGCAGCCGGGCGGTGCAGAGCCGTGGCGACATGGAGGGTTTGCCGACCCGATCCGAACTCACCGCTGAGCTCGAAGCCGCAATCGCTGGCAAGTCGAATCGTCGCACCGCAGCTCCCACAAGTTTTGTGTACTCCACGGACACTGTGGGAGCGGGCTTGCCCGCGATGAGGCCCTGA
- a CDS encoding MFS transporter, translating into MKTATLATRRWWYIMPIVFITYSLAYLDRANYGFAAASGMAADLMITPGLSSLLGALFFLGYFFFQVPGAIYAQKHSVKKLIFVSLILWGGLATLTGVVSNAYWLIVIRFMLGVVEAAVMPAMLVYLCHWFTRAERSRANTFLILGNPVTMLWMSVVSGYLVQHFSWRWMFIIEGLPAVLWAFIWWKLADDRPAQAKWLSDQEKHDLESALAAEQVGIKAVKNYAEAFRSPKVIILALQFFCWSIGVYGFVLWLPSILKAGAQMDMIEAGWLSALPYLAAVIGMLLVSWGSDKLQKRKRFVWPPLLIASVAFYGSYALGAEHFWWSYTLLVIAGACMYAPYGPFFAIVPEILPANVAGGAMALINSMGALGSFGGSYLVGYLNSSTGSPGASYLLMSGALMLSVVLTIFLKPGASDRVTAKRVAPRPLPAHS; encoded by the coding sequence ATGAAAACCGCAACCCTCGCCACCCGCCGCTGGTGGTACATCATGCCGATCGTGTTCATCACCTACAGCCTGGCGTACCTGGACCGGGCCAACTACGGATTCGCCGCCGCGTCCGGGATGGCCGCCGACCTGATGATCACGCCGGGCCTGTCCTCGCTGCTCGGCGCGCTGTTCTTCCTCGGCTACTTTTTCTTCCAGGTACCCGGAGCGATCTACGCGCAGAAGCACAGCGTGAAGAAGCTGATTTTCGTCAGCCTGATCCTCTGGGGCGGGCTCGCCACGCTGACCGGCGTGGTCTCCAACGCCTATTGGCTGATCGTCATCCGCTTCATGCTCGGTGTGGTCGAAGCGGCGGTGATGCCGGCGATGCTGGTGTACCTGTGCCACTGGTTCACCCGCGCCGAACGCTCCCGGGCCAACACCTTCCTGATCCTCGGCAACCCGGTAACGATGCTCTGGATGTCGGTGGTTTCGGGGTATCTGGTGCAGCATTTCAGCTGGCGTTGGATGTTCATCATCGAAGGCTTGCCAGCGGTACTCTGGGCTTTCATCTGGTGGAAACTCGCCGATGATCGTCCGGCCCAGGCCAAGTGGCTCAGCGATCAGGAAAAGCACGATCTGGAAAGCGCACTGGCGGCCGAACAGGTCGGGATCAAAGCCGTGAAGAACTACGCCGAAGCCTTCCGCTCGCCAAAGGTGATCATCCTGGCGCTGCAGTTTTTCTGCTGGAGCATCGGCGTCTACGGCTTTGTGCTGTGGCTGCCGTCGATCCTCAAGGCCGGCGCGCAAATGGACATGATCGAGGCCGGTTGGCTGTCGGCGTTGCCGTATCTGGCGGCAGTGATCGGCATGCTTCTGGTGTCGTGGGGCTCGGACAAACTGCAAAAGCGCAAACGCTTCGTCTGGCCGCCGCTGCTGATCGCCTCGGTGGCGTTCTACGGTTCCTACGCCCTCGGTGCCGAGCATTTCTGGTGGTCGTACACGCTGCTGGTGATTGCCGGCGCCTGCATGTACGCGCCTTACGGGCCGTTCTTCGCCATCGTCCCGGAAATCCTGCCGGCCAACGTTGCCGGTGGTGCCATGGCGCTGATCAACAGCATGGGCGCCCTGGGTTCGTTCGGCGGTTCGTATCTGGTCGGTTACCTGAACAGCTCCACTGGTTCGCCCGGTGCTTCGTACTTGCTGATGAGCGGCGCGCTGATGCTCTCGGTGGTGCTGACGATTTTCCTCAAGCCCGGCGCCAGCGACCGGGTGACGGCCAAGCGCGTCGCACCGCGTCCGCTGCCGGCCCATTCCTGA
- a CDS encoding methyl-accepting chemotaxis protein, whose protein sequence is MSLRNLNIAPRAFLGFAFIALLVIVLGVFAVNRMSVIRQASVEMQTNQLPSVAYLGVVTENVLRLRILSFRILVNRDAAGLQDAQTRIGVLVDKVRSAQAAYAALPAESEERAQYQAFATTLDNYLQAQNQMMDLSRQDKVEDMRTLINTKIKDGTDQMGEQLNKLIAINAAGAKDASIQAGEHYDSAITGIVIVAVFAAFATVLLAWLLTRSIVTPLNRAVAAAQTIAGGNLTKTIEIDGKDEPARLLEALAAMQTNLRKTIEQIAGSATQLGAAAEELSAVTEEASRGLQQQNDEIEQAATAVNEMTAAVEEVARNAVSTSEASNQSTHAAREGRDQVVKTVDAIQTMTHDVQTTAQMIEGLAAQGRDIGKVLDVIRAIAEQTNLLALNAAIEAARAGEAGRGFAVVADEVRALAHRTAQSTQEIEKMVAGIQNGTGEAVESMQQSNHRTQSTLEMARAAGVALEQITQSIHQINERNLVIASASEEQAQVSREVDRNLVNIRDLATQSAAGANQTSAATHELSRLAVDLNAMVARFVI, encoded by the coding sequence ATGTCCTTGCGTAATCTGAATATCGCGCCCCGTGCCTTCCTCGGTTTTGCCTTTATTGCCCTGCTCGTGATCGTGCTCGGCGTGTTCGCCGTCAACCGCATGTCGGTCATTCGCCAGGCCTCTGTCGAAATGCAGACCAATCAGTTGCCCAGCGTCGCTTACCTTGGCGTGGTGACGGAAAACGTATTGCGCCTGCGGATCCTGTCGTTCCGCATTCTGGTCAACCGTGACGCTGCCGGCCTGCAAGATGCACAGACTCGCATCGGCGTGCTGGTCGACAAGGTACGCAGCGCTCAGGCCGCCTACGCCGCATTGCCGGCAGAGAGTGAAGAGCGCGCGCAATACCAGGCTTTCGCGACGACCCTGGACAATTACCTGCAAGCCCAGAACCAGATGATGGACTTGTCGCGTCAGGACAAGGTCGAGGACATGCGCACCCTGATCAACACGAAGATCAAGGACGGCACCGACCAGATGGGCGAGCAGCTCAACAAACTGATTGCGATCAACGCCGCCGGTGCAAAGGACGCGTCCATTCAGGCCGGTGAACACTACGACAGCGCGATCACCGGCATTGTCATCGTGGCGGTCTTCGCAGCATTTGCCACGGTGTTGTTGGCCTGGTTGTTGACCCGCAGCATCGTTACCCCATTGAACCGTGCCGTCGCTGCCGCGCAAACCATCGCCGGTGGCAACCTGACCAAAACCATCGAAATCGACGGCAAGGATGAACCGGCGCGTCTGCTCGAGGCCCTGGCCGCGATGCAGACCAACTTGCGCAAGACGATCGAGCAGATCGCCGGCTCCGCCACGCAACTGGGCGCCGCCGCTGAAGAACTCAGCGCCGTGACCGAAGAAGCCTCCCGTGGCCTGCAACAACAGAACGACGAAATCGAACAGGCCGCCACCGCCGTCAACGAAATGACCGCTGCAGTGGAAGAGGTTGCACGCAACGCGGTGTCGACCTCCGAAGCCTCGAACCAGTCGACCCATGCTGCCCGTGAAGGTCGCGATCAAGTGGTGAAAACCGTCGACGCGATCCAGACCATGACCCACGACGTACAAACCACCGCGCAAATGATCGAAGGCCTGGCCGCTCAGGGCCGCGACATCGGCAAGGTGCTGGACGTGATTCGCGCCATCGCCGAACAGACCAACCTGTTGGCACTCAACGCCGCCATCGAAGCGGCCCGTGCCGGTGAAGCCGGGCGCGGTTTCGCTGTGGTAGCGGACGAGGTTCGCGCCTTGGCTCATCGCACTGCGCAATCGACCCAGGAAATCGAAAAAATGGTCGCCGGCATTCAGAACGGCACCGGCGAAGCGGTCGAGTCGATGCAACAAAGCAATCACCGCACCCAGTCCACCCTGGAAATGGCCCGTGCTGCCGGCGTTGCGCTGGAGCAGATCACTCAATCGATTCACCAGATCAACGAGCGCAACCTGGTGATCGCCAGCGCCTCGGAAGAGCAGGCGCAGGTGTCCCGCGAGGTCGACCGTAACTTGGTCAACATCCGCGACCTGGCCACCCAATCAGCCGCCGGCGCCAACCAGACCAGCGCCGCGACCCACGAACTGTCTCGCCTGGCGGTGGATTTGAACGCGATGGTGGCGCGGTTTGTGATTTGA
- a CDS encoding glycerate kinase — MKIVIAPDSFKDSLSAQGVAEAIALGLAQVWPQATLIKCPMADGGEGTVESILAACEGELRRTRVRGPLGAAVEAAWGWLPHNHTAIIEMAEASGLQLVPPGQRDACVSSTFGTGELIRAALDAGAQRVILAIGGSATNDGGAGAMQALGVKLLDAQGQSLVPGGLALAQLARLDLSELDPRLAQVRFDIAADVNNPLCGPHGASAIFGPQKGASPAQVQQLDQALGHFAELCALALGKDVRDEPGSGAAGGLGFAAKAFLGAQFQAGVEVVAELVGLADAVKGADLLITGEGRFDAQTLRGKTPFGVARIAKQHGVPVIVIAGTLGEGYQELYDHGIDAAFAVTSGPMTLEHACAEAPRLLRERATDIARVWRMATPA; from the coding sequence ATGAAAATCGTCATCGCCCCCGATTCGTTCAAGGACAGCCTGAGTGCCCAAGGTGTTGCAGAAGCCATTGCGCTGGGCCTGGCGCAGGTCTGGCCACAGGCGACGCTGATCAAATGCCCAATGGCCGACGGTGGCGAAGGGACGGTGGAATCGATTCTCGCGGCGTGCGAAGGCGAACTGCGCCGCACCCGCGTGCGCGGCCCGTTGGGTGCAGCAGTTGAAGCCGCGTGGGGTTGGCTGCCGCACAACCACACCGCAATCATCGAAATGGCCGAAGCAAGCGGCCTGCAACTGGTGCCGCCGGGGCAGCGTGATGCGTGCGTCAGCAGCACCTTCGGCACCGGAGAGCTGATCCGCGCAGCGCTGGACGCCGGCGCGCAACGGGTGATCCTTGCCATCGGCGGCAGCGCCACCAACGACGGCGGCGCCGGGGCGATGCAGGCGCTGGGCGTGAAATTGCTGGATGCTCAAGGGCAATCACTGGTGCCGGGCGGTCTGGCGCTGGCGCAACTTGCACGACTGGATTTGAGCGAGCTCGACCCGCGTCTGGCACAAGTCCGTTTCGACATCGCCGCCGACGTCAACAATCCGCTGTGCGGCCCTCACGGCGCCTCGGCGATTTTCGGCCCGCAGAAGGGCGCATCACCTGCGCAGGTGCAGCAACTGGATCAGGCGCTCGGCCACTTCGCCGAACTCTGCGCGCTGGCGTTGGGCAAGGATGTTCGCGATGAGCCAGGCAGCGGTGCTGCGGGTGGACTGGGTTTTGCGGCCAAAGCATTTCTCGGCGCGCAGTTCCAGGCCGGGGTTGAAGTGGTCGCGGAACTGGTCGGGCTGGCCGATGCAGTGAAGGGCGCAGATCTGCTGATCACCGGGGAAGGGCGCTTCGATGCCCAGACCCTGCGCGGCAAAACTCCGTTCGGCGTAGCTCGGATCGCCAAGCAACACGGTGTGCCGGTAATCGTTATTGCCGGCACCTTGGGCGAGGGCTATCAGGAACTCTACGATCACGGCATCGACGCCGCATTCGCCGTCACCAGTGGCCCGATGACCCTCGAACACGCCTGCGCCGAAGCTCCGCGCCTGTTGCGCGAACGTGCCACAGACATCGCTCGCGTCTGGCGAATGGCGACCCCGGCCTGA
- a CDS encoding sugar phosphate isomerase/epimerase, producing MNKPAVSISLSSYGADLVRRRGQGSFIEVLAAAGANRIEWREELLTNEVPEQLAAATQAEGLQSIYSSSTELWLAGQSRPNPELITALQNAEAFGSKWLKVSLGFFTDNNDLLTLAQILAQSPVQLLVENDQTLHGGRIEPFQRFFAAAEQHNLPVKMTFDIGNWQWQDQSATSAARLLGRHVGYVHCKAVARRADGKLVAVPPAATDLHLWEQLLRHMAQGVMRAAEYPLQGDDLVQLTTEHVAALARLGQSRLEPAHV from the coding sequence ATGAATAAACCCGCCGTTTCCATCAGTCTGTCCAGCTACGGCGCCGACCTTGTGCGCCGTCGTGGCCAAGGCTCGTTCATCGAAGTGTTGGCCGCCGCCGGCGCCAATCGCATCGAATGGCGCGAAGAGCTGCTGACCAACGAAGTCCCCGAACAATTGGCTGCTGCGACACAAGCTGAAGGCCTGCAAAGCATCTATTCCTCGTCCACCGAGCTGTGGCTGGCCGGTCAGTCGCGGCCCAATCCCGAGCTCATCACAGCGTTGCAAAACGCCGAAGCGTTCGGCTCGAAGTGGCTGAAGGTTTCCCTTGGATTCTTCACCGACAACAACGATCTGCTGACGCTGGCGCAGATCCTTGCGCAAAGCCCTGTGCAACTGCTGGTAGAGAATGACCAGACCCTGCACGGTGGGCGGATCGAACCGTTCCAGCGTTTCTTCGCCGCCGCCGAGCAACACAACCTGCCGGTCAAGATGACCTTCGATATCGGCAACTGGCAGTGGCAAGACCAGTCCGCCACCAGCGCCGCTCGACTGCTGGGCCGCCATGTCGGCTACGTCCATTGCAAAGCCGTGGCCCGCCGTGCCGACGGCAAACTGGTGGCGGTGCCGCCGGCCGCCACTGACCTGCATCTGTGGGAACAACTGCTGCGGCACATGGCCCAAGGGGTCATGCGCGCCGCCGAATACCCGTTGCAGGGCGATGACCTGGTGCAATTGACTACCGAACACGTCGCCGCCCTCGCCCGCCTCGGCCAATCCCGTCTGGAGCCTGCTCATGTCTGA
- a CDS encoding LacI family DNA-binding transcriptional regulator, with the protein MNDFSAAQRSRVTMLDVAEHAGVSKASVSRFIGDDRALLSDAIAQRIEQAIAELGYRPNQMARGLKRGRTRLIGMLVADIRNPYSIAVMHGVETACRRHGYSLVVCNTDRDDEQERQHLALLRSYNIEGLIVNTLGHHRDELDELKREMPLVLVDRKVDGLDSDMVGLNNPQAIEMALEHLQQRGYRDVLLVTEPYDGTSSRIERVSSFQQQIGQRDVMRGAVLETGPSLANDLQTFLNTPDSGPKALFCANGVAALACTLALREIGCRLFEDIGLIALDDLDWYPLVGSGITALAQPTAEIGAQAFECLLKRLRGDDEAARTLDFAPVLIARGSTRGFCGD; encoded by the coding sequence GTGAACGATTTCTCCGCCGCCCAGCGCAGCCGCGTCACCATGCTCGACGTCGCCGAACACGCTGGCGTGTCCAAGGCCAGCGTCTCGCGCTTTATCGGCGATGACCGTGCCCTGCTCTCCGATGCCATTGCCCAGCGCATCGAGCAGGCGATTGCCGAACTCGGCTACCGCCCAAACCAGATGGCTCGAGGCTTGAAACGTGGCCGCACCCGCCTGATCGGCATGCTGGTGGCCGATATCCGCAACCCTTATTCCATTGCCGTGATGCACGGGGTGGAAACCGCCTGCCGCCGGCATGGCTACAGCCTGGTGGTGTGTAACACCGACCGCGATGATGAGCAGGAACGCCAGCACCTGGCGCTGTTGCGCTCGTACAACATCGAAGGGCTGATCGTGAACACCCTGGGCCATCACCGGGATGAGCTGGATGAGCTGAAGCGGGAAATGCCACTGGTCCTGGTGGATCGCAAGGTCGACGGGCTCGACAGCGACATGGTCGGGTTGAACAACCCGCAAGCGATCGAAATGGCGCTCGAACATCTTCAGCAACGTGGCTATCGCGATGTACTACTGGTGACTGAACCCTATGATGGCACCAGCTCTCGGATCGAGCGGGTCAGCAGTTTTCAGCAGCAGATTGGCCAGCGCGACGTAATGCGTGGCGCCGTGTTGGAAACCGGCCCAAGCCTTGCGAACGATCTTCAAACTTTTTTGAACACACCTGATTCGGGTCCGAAAGCGCTGTTCTGCGCCAATGGCGTGGCGGCGCTGGCCTGCACCCTGGCCTTGCGCGAAATCGGCTGCCGGTTGTTCGAGGATATCGGGTTGATCGCGCTGGATGATCTGGATTGGTATCCGTTGGTGGGCAGCGGGATTACTGCTCTTGCCCAGCCAACCGCCGAGATTGGGGCGCAGGCATTTGAGTGTTTGCTCAAGCGTTTGCGTGGGGATGATGAAGCGGCGCGGACACTGGATTTTGCGCCGGTGCTCATTGCGCGCGGTTCGACCCGTGGATTTTGTGGTGACTGA
- a CDS encoding pyridoxal phosphate-dependent aminotransferase has protein sequence MRYSALTQRIAGEGAAAWRIHDRALELRAEGIDVLLLSVGDPDFDTPLPIIHGAIDSLLAGDTHYSEVRGRLELRKRIAERHRRNSGQDVDAEHVIVLPGAQCAVYSVAQCLLDPGDEVIVAEPMYVTYEGVFGACGATVVPVPVRPENGFRVDPADVSARITPRTRAMLLNSPNNPSGASLSLLIWQELAALCIRHDLWLISDEVYSELLYEGEHVSPASLPGMAERTATINSLSKSHAMTGWRIGWMIGPKPLAEHLVNLSLSMLFGLPDFVQKAAQVALEKDLPEVTQMREEYRLRRDLVCERLRGCPGVYPIKPDGGMFVMVDVRQTGIGAQDFAERLLEGYGVSVLAGEAFGPSAAGHIRIGLVVDRVKLADACSRIALCAAQLLQVRSA, from the coding sequence ATGCGCTATTCAGCCTTGACCCAACGAATCGCCGGGGAGGGAGCAGCGGCCTGGCGGATTCACGACCGAGCGCTGGAGTTACGCGCCGAGGGCATTGATGTCTTGCTGCTGTCCGTGGGTGATCCGGATTTCGATACGCCGCTGCCGATCATCCACGGCGCCATCGACAGCCTGCTGGCCGGCGATACCCATTATTCCGAAGTGCGCGGCCGGCTGGAGCTGCGCAAGCGGATCGCCGAGCGCCATCGACGCAACAGCGGCCAGGACGTCGATGCCGAGCATGTGATCGTGCTGCCCGGCGCGCAATGCGCGGTGTATTCGGTGGCGCAATGTCTGCTGGATCCGGGCGATGAAGTCATCGTCGCTGAACCCATGTATGTCACCTACGAAGGCGTGTTTGGCGCTTGCGGCGCGACCGTGGTGCCAGTGCCGGTTCGTCCGGAAAACGGCTTTCGAGTCGACCCGGCGGATGTCTCGGCGCGGATCACCCCCAGGACCCGAGCCATGCTGCTCAACAGTCCCAATAACCCCTCCGGTGCCAGTCTGTCGCTGCTGATCTGGCAGGAGCTGGCGGCGCTGTGCATTCGTCATGACTTGTGGCTGATCAGCGATGAGGTCTACAGCGAATTGTTATACGAAGGTGAGCATGTCAGCCCGGCCAGTCTGCCGGGCATGGCCGAGCGCACCGCGACTATCAACAGCCTGTCCAAATCCCACGCGATGACCGGGTGGCGGATCGGCTGGATGATCGGGCCAAAACCGCTGGCCGAGCATCTGGTGAATTTGTCGTTGAGCATGCTGTTCGGTCTGCCGGACTTTGTGCAGAAAGCGGCGCAAGTGGCGCTGGAAAAGGATCTGCCGGAAGTGACGCAGATGCGCGAGGAATACCGTTTGCGCCGGGATCTGGTGTGCGAGCGGTTGCGCGGCTGTCCGGGGGTGTACCCGATCAAGCCGGACGGTGGAATGTTCGTGATGGTCGATGTGCGGCAGACCGGGATCGGCGCGCAGGACTTTGCCGAGCGGCTGCTGGAGGGATATGGGGTTTCGGTGCTGGCCGGTGAAGCGTTCGGGCCGAGTGCGGCGGGGCATATTCGCATCGGGCTGGTGGTGGATCGGGTGAAACTGGCGGATGCGTGTTCAAGGATTGCCCTGTGCGCTGCGCAGCTTTTGCAAGTGCGCAGCGCCTGA